In a single window of the Rhizobiaceae bacterium genome:
- a CDS encoding sugar ABC transporter ATP-binding protein, with translation MTTSEPFVRLEKISKSFVGVKVLKDVSFDVRPGEVHALLGENGAGKSTLIKILSGLYQPDGGSIFVGGEETKFGSTRDATAAGIATVYQELLLFPELSVAENVFLGHYPRTAAGIIDWSAVRARTRDLLDSLDTYELDVDAKVLTLSVAQRQRVEIAKALSRNARILIMDEPTASLVESDVQRLMSIVRQLRERGVGIIYVSHRMPEIFALADRVTVLRDGAFVATKDIHEVTEQDLVSLMVGRSIESLFPKADVPIGETVLEVKSLNHGRHVQDISFSLRKGEILGVAGLVGSGRTELALTLFGMTPATSGQVTLDGRPVRIGSPIQARDLGIAYVPEDRGLQGLVKAMAIRKNITMATIDKVSSGIFIRASAEAKRALAAVKRLGVRCRDIDQPVGQLSGGNQQKVVIAKWLETHPKVLILDEPTRGVDVGAKSEIHSIMGELVRNGVAILMISSELPEVLGMSDRILVMSGGRITDVISRADATAERVGAAMTAHRTAEAA, from the coding sequence ATGACGACCTCCGAACCCTTCGTCAGGCTGGAGAAAATCTCCAAATCCTTCGTCGGCGTGAAAGTGTTGAAGGATGTGAGCTTCGACGTGCGGCCCGGCGAAGTTCACGCGCTGCTCGGCGAAAACGGGGCCGGAAAATCGACCCTCATCAAAATCCTGTCTGGACTGTACCAACCTGATGGCGGCTCCATCTTCGTTGGCGGCGAAGAAACGAAATTCGGCTCGACGCGCGATGCGACTGCGGCGGGCATCGCAACCGTCTATCAGGAGCTTCTCCTGTTTCCCGAGCTGTCCGTCGCGGAAAACGTGTTCCTTGGCCACTACCCGCGCACGGCAGCGGGCATCATCGACTGGTCGGCTGTGCGCGCACGCACCCGCGACCTGCTGGACTCGCTCGATACCTACGAGCTTGACGTGGACGCGAAGGTGCTGACGCTGTCGGTCGCGCAACGCCAGCGCGTCGAGATCGCCAAGGCGCTCAGCCGAAATGCGCGCATCCTTATCATGGACGAACCGACTGCCTCACTGGTTGAATCCGACGTCCAGCGGCTGATGTCCATTGTCCGCCAGCTGCGCGAACGCGGCGTCGGCATCATCTATGTCAGCCATCGCATGCCGGAAATTTTCGCGCTGGCAGACCGCGTGACCGTGCTGCGCGACGGCGCATTCGTCGCGACGAAGGACATCCACGAAGTCACCGAGCAGGACCTCGTGTCGCTGATGGTCGGACGCTCCATCGAGAGCCTGTTTCCGAAGGCGGACGTTCCCATCGGCGAGACCGTGCTTGAGGTTAAGAGCCTCAATCACGGACGCCATGTGCAGGACATTTCCTTTTCGTTGCGGAAGGGTGAAATCCTCGGCGTGGCGGGTCTCGTTGGTAGCGGGCGCACGGAACTTGCGCTCACCCTGTTCGGAATGACGCCCGCAACGAGCGGCCAAGTCACGCTCGACGGCAGGCCGGTGCGCATCGGTTCGCCCATACAGGCGCGCGACCTGGGCATCGCCTATGTGCCGGAAGATCGCGGCCTGCAAGGTCTCGTCAAGGCGATGGCCATCCGCAAGAACATCACGATGGCGACCATCGACAAGGTGTCGAGCGGCATCTTCATCCGCGCTTCTGCAGAGGCAAAACGGGCGCTCGCGGCGGTGAAGCGGCTCGGCGTGCGCTGCCGCGACATCGACCAGCCGGTCGGCCAGCTTTCGGGCGGAAATCAGCAGAAGGTCGTCATCGCCAAATGGCTGGAAACCCATCCGAAGGTGCTGATCCTCGACGAGCCGACGCGCGGCGTCGATGTCGGCGCGAAATCCGAAATCCATTCCATCATGGGCGAGTTGGTGCGCAACGGCGTGGCCATCCTGATGATCTCCAGCGAACTGCCGGAAGTTCTCGGCATGAGCGACCGTATCCTCGTGATGAGCGGCGGACGCATCACCGACGTGATTTCACGCGCGGACGCCACGGCGGAACGGGTCGGCGCCGCGATGACCGCGCATCGAACGGCGGAGGCGGCATGA
- a CDS encoding ABC transporter permease → MRLASLLRHEVLLAILLAVVLLILSFQSDKFFTVSNLLNQGRLMTETGLIAIAMTFIIATGGIDLSVGSILGLTAILTGVFWQNVGLPLPFAALAAIAVGTFAGFVNGVIITRFRVPPLIATLATLALYRGLAEGISQARSVRGYPDWFYVLGQGEVLGVPTQLWLLFVAAILASIILAYTRWGRTVYAIGNNEVAARFSGLSVEGTKLALYTVSGFAAAVAAVIFVSRVSTTRSDMGTGIELDAITAVVLGGTSIFGGRGTIVGTMIGLCLIQALKNGLSLAGVKGDGTIMLIGAVLILAILASNLFERSGTR, encoded by the coding sequence ATGAGGCTCGCATCCCTGCTGAGGCACGAAGTGTTACTCGCCATCCTTCTGGCGGTCGTGTTGCTCATATTGTCATTCCAGTCCGACAAATTCTTCACCGTTAGCAACCTGCTCAACCAGGGACGGTTGATGACCGAAACAGGCCTGATCGCCATCGCGATGACCTTCATCATCGCAACAGGCGGCATCGACCTATCGGTCGGCTCGATCCTCGGTCTGACGGCGATCCTGACTGGCGTTTTCTGGCAGAATGTCGGCCTGCCGCTCCCCTTCGCGGCGCTGGCGGCAATCGCCGTCGGCACCTTCGCGGGATTTGTAAACGGCGTCATCATCACGCGCTTCCGCGTGCCGCCGCTGATCGCCACCCTCGCCACGCTCGCGCTTTATCGCGGATTGGCGGAAGGCATCAGCCAAGCGCGCTCCGTGCGCGGCTATCCAGACTGGTTTTACGTGCTCGGACAAGGCGAGGTGCTTGGCGTCCCGACGCAGTTGTGGCTGCTCTTCGTCGCCGCGATCCTTGCCTCGATCATCCTTGCCTATACGCGCTGGGGACGCACGGTGTACGCCATCGGCAACAACGAAGTCGCAGCGCGCTTTTCGGGCCTTTCCGTCGAAGGCACAAAGCTTGCGCTTTACACCGTCTCGGGTTTCGCGGCTGCCGTTGCCGCAGTGATCTTCGTTTCCCGTGTCTCGACGACCCGCTCGGACATGGGCACAGGTATCGAGCTGGACGCCATCACGGCGGTGGTGCTCGGCGGCACATCGATCTTCGGCGGTCGCGGCACGATCGTCGGCACCATGATCGGCCTGTGCCTCATTCAGGCATTGAAGAACGGCCTGTCTCTGGCAGGCGTCAAGGGCGACGGCACAATCATGCTGATCGGCGCAGTTCTGATACTGGCGATACTCGCCAGCAACCTCTTCGAGAGGAGCGGCACTCGATAA
- a CDS encoding substrate-binding domain-containing protein yields MGKVLLSAFLALSFSTSLSQAQSAWTGGDDLPTNPLACDATPPTATAKPYDGGEPTNAPDRKGKTLEVVDVPKLVGIGYFNATSKGIADAAKEMGTMNAKTDGPSKANIDDQITLIDNYITSGVDGILFAANDPVAIAPVLKKALAAGINVVGYDANSTPDARQWFVNQAEFNGIAKSMVDAMAAEIGDDGAFAIVTSTFTTPNQARWISEMAAYQAKCHPNMKWLETVEAQEDNILSFNQANTLINKYGDEMKGIFGMTSVATPAAADAVTQANKCGSISVVGLATPNAMKPYVSSGCVKSVVLWNPVDLGYAAAYVLRAVADGDLKAGATSVKAGKLGDLSVINGSEILLGAPFVFTKDNINDFDF; encoded by the coding sequence ATGGGTAAAGTACTGCTATCCGCATTCCTGGCCTTGTCCTTCTCGACAAGCCTCAGCCAAGCGCAGTCGGCATGGACCGGCGGCGATGACCTGCCTACCAATCCGCTGGCCTGCGACGCCACCCCACCGACGGCGACGGCCAAGCCCTATGACGGCGGTGAGCCCACCAATGCGCCGGACCGCAAGGGCAAGACGCTCGAAGTCGTGGACGTGCCGAAGCTGGTCGGCATCGGCTATTTCAACGCCACATCCAAAGGCATTGCCGATGCGGCCAAGGAAATGGGCACGATGAACGCCAAGACGGACGGCCCGAGCAAGGCGAACATCGATGACCAGATCACGCTGATCGACAACTACATCACCAGCGGCGTGGACGGCATCCTGTTCGCCGCCAACGATCCGGTGGCCATCGCGCCCGTGCTGAAGAAGGCGCTCGCGGCCGGCATCAACGTGGTCGGCTATGACGCCAACTCCACGCCCGATGCGCGCCAGTGGTTCGTCAATCAGGCGGAGTTCAACGGCATCGCCAAGTCGATGGTCGACGCGATGGCCGCCGAGATCGGGGACGACGGTGCTTTCGCCATCGTGACCTCGACCTTCACGACGCCGAACCAGGCACGCTGGATCTCCGAGATGGCCGCTTATCAGGCCAAGTGCCATCCAAACATGAAGTGGCTCGAAACGGTGGAAGCACAGGAAGACAATATCCTGTCCTTCAATCAGGCGAATACGCTCATCAACAAATATGGCGATGAGATGAAGGGCATCTTCGGCATGACTTCGGTTGCCACCCCGGCTGCCGCCGACGCCGTGACACAGGCCAACAAGTGCGGCAGCATCTCGGTCGTGGGACTGGCGACGCCGAATGCCATGAAGCCATACGTGTCCTCCGGCTGCGTCAAATCGGTGGTGCTTTGGAACCCGGTCGATCTCGGCTATGCGGCGGCCTATGTGCTGCGCGCCGTGGCCGACGGCGACCTCAAGGCCGGAGCGACCTCGGTGAAGGCCGGGAAGCTGGGTGATCTGTCCGTCATCAACGGTTCGGAAATCCTGCTCGGCGCGCCCTTCGTGTTCACGAAGGACAACATCAACGATTTCGACTTCTGA
- a CDS encoding FGGY-family carbohydrate kinase, producing the protein MSPLVVGIDIGTSGARAAAMGVRGTIAAQAATSFGRADSTVRNPERWWDAVGKALTAVLQQIDPKTVRAIAVDGTSGTVLPVDAAGTPLAQPLMYNDAVSDQSIVTNISRLAPAESAAHGANSGLARALLFSNVAHVRKIIHQADWIAGHFSGRFDLSDDNNALKTGYDPVTRAWPDWIAETGLSPALLPEVREPGSPFGTIAQAAARRFGLPDDVVIVAGTTDGCASFLATGASKPGDGVTALGSSLTIKLLCDRPIFAPQFGIYSHRIGDTWLAGGASNTGGRVLAQFFDADRLAALSARIDPSTPSGLNYYPLPSRGERFPFADPGLEPRMSPRPGDDALFLQGLLEGIAAIEQLGYQRLAELGAPQLSSLRTVGGGAANAVWTAIRHRLLSVPMPDADSTDAAVGTARLALKGAIASGVVA; encoded by the coding sequence ATGAGCCCGCTCGTCGTCGGCATCGACATCGGCACCTCCGGCGCGCGAGCCGCAGCCATGGGCGTCAGGGGAACGATCGCGGCGCAGGCGGCAACCAGCTTCGGTCGGGCGGACAGCACGGTGCGCAATCCCGAGCGCTGGTGGGATGCGGTCGGCAAGGCGTTGACCGCCGTCCTGCAACAGATCGATCCAAAGACGGTGCGTGCCATCGCTGTCGATGGTACGTCAGGTACGGTGTTACCCGTTGATGCGGCAGGCACGCCGCTGGCACAGCCGCTCATGTACAATGATGCGGTTTCCGACCAATCCATCGTCACGAACATTTCCCGACTGGCGCCCGCCGAAAGCGCCGCCCACGGCGCGAATTCCGGCCTTGCGCGAGCGCTCCTGTTCTCGAACGTCGCGCATGTCCGCAAGATCATCCATCAGGCCGACTGGATTGCGGGCCACTTCTCCGGCCGCTTCGACCTGAGCGACGACAACAATGCGCTCAAGACAGGCTATGACCCCGTCACTCGGGCTTGGCCGGACTGGATCGCCGAGACCGGCCTTTCTCCGGCGCTGCTGCCGGAGGTGAGAGAACCCGGCAGTCCGTTCGGCACAATCGCCCAAGCCGCGGCCCGCCGGTTTGGCCTGCCGGATGATGTCGTCATCGTGGCGGGTACCACGGACGGCTGCGCATCGTTTCTCGCCACGGGCGCGAGCAAACCGGGCGACGGCGTAACCGCGCTGGGCTCATCGCTCACCATCAAGCTTCTCTGCGACCGACCGATCTTCGCGCCCCAATTCGGGATCTACAGCCACCGCATCGGCGACACCTGGCTGGCGGGTGGCGCTTCGAACACGGGCGGGCGGGTGCTCGCCCAATTCTTCGACGCAGACCGGCTGGCCGCACTGTCGGCCCGGATCGACCCCTCAACCCCGAGCGGCCTGAACTATTACCCGCTGCCGTCGCGCGGCGAGCGTTTTCCATTCGCCGATCCCGGTCTGGAGCCGCGCATGTCACCGCGCCCCGGCGATGACGCATTGTTTCTGCAGGGGTTGCTGGAGGGAATAGCCGCCATCGAGCAATTGGGATACCAGCGTCTCGCTGAGCTTGGCGCGCCACAATTGTCGAGCCTGCGCACGGTCGGCGGCGGCGCCGCCAACGCAGTGTGGACAGCAATTCGACACAGACTCCTGAGCGTTCCAATGCCGGATGCCGACAGCACGGATGCGGCGGTGGGCACGGCTCGGCTTGCGCTCAAGGGCGCAATCGCTTCGGGAGTAGTGGCATGA
- a CDS encoding TIGR01459 family HAD-type hydrolase: MSFPHHQLGGVRDLVPMFDAFLIDQFGVLHDGSAPYPGAVETLTNLKSTGKTIVLLSNSGRRSAPNEERLLRLGFRKGSWDSFLSSGEVAWRMLATSPDHAGRNCLLLARGGDKSAIEGLPLNLVETGNDADVVLLSGSEADTYDMDHYRRLLEPAATRQVPCICTNPDKIMLTPVGPRFGAGQIAEVYAGMGGPVKWIGKPFPEIYDAAKELIGHALAARTACIGDSIEHDIAGGQQAGLSTVLVATGVLDSLSDGERAELYKKHGAAPDYLLPAFAW, from the coding sequence ATGAGTTTTCCGCACCACCAGCTCGGCGGCGTGCGGGATCTGGTTCCGATGTTCGATGCGTTCCTCATCGACCAGTTCGGCGTGCTTCACGATGGCAGTGCGCCCTACCCCGGCGCGGTGGAGACCCTGACGAACCTCAAGAGTACGGGTAAGACGATCGTGCTGCTCTCCAATTCGGGCCGCCGCTCCGCGCCCAATGAAGAACGATTGCTGCGTCTTGGCTTCAGGAAGGGAAGTTGGGACAGCTTTTTGTCATCCGGCGAAGTCGCCTGGCGCATGCTTGCCACCTCCCCCGACCATGCTGGCCGCAATTGCCTGCTGCTCGCGCGCGGCGGGGACAAGTCTGCGATTGAGGGACTGCCGCTCAACCTCGTCGAAACCGGGAACGATGCTGATGTCGTCCTGCTGTCGGGCAGCGAGGCGGACACATATGACATGGACCACTATCGCAGATTGCTCGAGCCTGCCGCTACGCGACAAGTCCCCTGCATCTGCACGAACCCGGACAAGATCATGCTGACCCCGGTTGGCCCGCGTTTCGGCGCGGGGCAGATCGCCGAAGTCTATGCCGGCATGGGCGGCCCGGTGAAATGGATCGGCAAGCCCTTTCCGGAAATCTATGATGCGGCGAAGGAACTCATCGGCCATGCGCTCGCCGCGCGAACCGCCTGCATTGGCGACAGCATCGAGCATGACATTGCGGGCGGGCAGCAGGCGGGCCTGTCGACGGTCCTTGTCGCGACGGGCGTGCTGGACAGCCTGTCCGATGGCGAACGGGCCGAACTGTACAAGAAACATGGCGCGGCCCCTGACTATTTGCTGCCTGCCTTCGCGTGGTGA
- a CDS encoding class II aldolase/adducin family protein, whose amino-acid sequence MSDWHTELEALRDFSARIGADPLLTQGAGGNTSIKAGDVLWIKASGTWLAHAREREIMVPVAIPPLIDAVRSFDPRADRAQEFTLTELNPGGLRPSIETTVHALMPHRVVVHVHCVDTIALAVRTDCETLLAERLDGIRWALVPYARPGLPLALAIDAKLGTEPDVLVLANHGLVVAADTVEEAERLLDTVKQRLRAAPRNVGSFDETALARHANAGDYRLPTDEAVHGVALDEWALKVAEGGSLYPDHVIFLGAGTAVAQDGETLEQVEARLGFAPAALVFPGRGVLMRSDATEGAQAMARCLSDVTLRIPEGAPIRYLSEEDHDQLLNWDAEKYRQQLNRAASA is encoded by the coding sequence ATGTCCGACTGGCACACTGAACTTGAGGCGCTTCGCGATTTCTCAGCACGGATCGGTGCCGACCCGCTGCTGACGCAGGGAGCGGGCGGGAACACGTCGATCAAGGCTGGCGATGTCTTGTGGATCAAGGCATCGGGCACCTGGCTCGCCCATGCGCGCGAGCGCGAGATCATGGTTCCGGTCGCGATTCCACCCCTCATCGATGCGGTACGCAGCTTCGACCCGCGTGCCGACCGCGCGCAGGAATTTACACTGACCGAACTCAATCCGGGCGGCTTGCGCCCTTCCATCGAGACCACGGTTCACGCCTTGATGCCGCATCGCGTGGTGGTACATGTGCACTGCGTCGACACAATCGCGCTGGCCGTCCGCACCGATTGCGAAACGCTGCTGGCAGAACGCCTCGACGGCATCAGATGGGCGCTGGTCCCTTATGCGCGGCCCGGACTACCCTTGGCGCTCGCCATTGATGCGAAACTCGGCACAGAGCCGGATGTGCTTGTGCTTGCCAATCACGGACTGGTCGTCGCCGCCGACACGGTTGAGGAAGCGGAACGTCTGCTCGACACAGTCAAACAAAGGCTGCGCGCCGCTCCGCGCAATGTCGGTTCCTTCGACGAAACGGCATTGGCGAGGCACGCAAATGCAGGCGACTATCGCCTGCCGACCGACGAGGCCGTCCACGGCGTTGCGCTGGATGAATGGGCGTTGAAGGTGGCCGAAGGCGGTAGCCTCTATCCCGACCACGTCATCTTTCTCGGAGCCGGAACTGCGGTCGCGCAAGACGGTGAAACCCTCGAACAGGTCGAGGCGCGCCTCGGTTTCGCCCCCGCGGCACTGGTCTTTCCGGGGCGGGGCGTATTGATGCGCTCCGATGCGACGGAAGGCGCGCAGGCGATGGCGCGCTGCCTCTCGGACGTGACACTGCGCATCCCGGAAGGCGCGCCGATCCGCTATCTTTCTGAAGAGGATCACGACCAGCTTCTCAACTGGGATGCCGAGAAATACCGGCAGCAACTGAACCGCGCGGCTTCGGCATGA
- a CDS encoding carbohydrate kinase, giving the protein MNRALAVFDFGKTNSKLFVFSHEGALLDERRMKPVWMQYRGRSVLDDQRLGDWMIQELSDAASRFDLSGVMISAHGCTFALTRGESELLHPVLDYEQEIPDAVAAVIDPMLPDFSETFTPHLPLGFCIARHLYWLEAEEPERLAATDNILCYPQFWVWRLCGRPFAEFSYLGAHSHLWAPLKRDFSSLVDRLGWRGKFPPIAPAGAIVGEARIALSDGREIALAVHNGVHDSNAALAYYRMTGLTGFTLVSTGTWVIIINLDCPLDALDKDRDMISNVTVDGEPAPSLRFMGGREYDLISGGWNEPISRTAIENVIARGVFVMPSWTAGGPFPETRGEIVGGDAEGEERAAAAVLYVVMMTDLSLDLIHSDNAIIVDGGLARIEAFTSMLGQLRRGQKMLRSSMSEGSATGAAALAFKALGLAPFSDETVEIDAGAIDGLEAYRDRWRELAETRRARERGA; this is encoded by the coding sequence ATGAACCGCGCGCTGGCCGTCTTCGACTTCGGCAAAACCAATTCCAAGCTTTTCGTCTTTTCGCACGAGGGCGCATTGCTAGACGAACGGCGTATGAAGCCGGTCTGGATGCAGTATCGGGGTCGCAGCGTGCTGGACGACCAGCGCCTCGGCGATTGGATGATACAGGAACTCAGTGACGCGGCGAGCCGCTTCGATCTCTCCGGCGTCATGATCTCCGCCCATGGCTGCACCTTCGCGCTGACGCGGGGCGAGAGCGAGCTTCTGCATCCCGTGCTCGACTATGAGCAGGAAATTCCCGACGCGGTCGCAGCGGTGATCGACCCGATGCTTCCGGATTTTTCCGAGACCTTTACGCCCCATCTGCCGCTCGGCTTCTGCATTGCGCGGCATCTCTACTGGCTTGAGGCCGAAGAGCCGGAACGCCTTGCAGCGACGGACAATATTCTCTGCTACCCGCAATTCTGGGTCTGGCGACTTTGCGGCAGGCCCTTTGCCGAATTTTCCTATCTTGGCGCGCACAGTCATTTGTGGGCGCCGCTGAAGCGCGACTTCTCTTCACTGGTGGACCGGCTCGGCTGGCGAGGCAAGTTTCCGCCGATTGCGCCCGCAGGCGCCATCGTCGGCGAAGCTCGCATCGCGCTTTCCGACGGACGCGAGATCGCGCTTGCGGTGCACAACGGCGTGCACGATTCGAACGCCGCATTGGCCTATTACCGCATGACCGGCCTTACCGGTTTTACGCTTGTTTCAACCGGAACCTGGGTCATCATCATCAATCTCGACTGTCCGCTCGATGCGCTCGACAAGGACCGGGACATGATCTCGAATGTCACGGTCGACGGCGAACCCGCGCCTTCGCTGCGCTTCATGGGCGGCCGCGAATATGACCTCATAAGCGGCGGATGGAACGAACCGATCTCACGCACGGCGATCGAGAACGTCATTGCACGGGGTGTGTTCGTCATGCCGTCCTGGACCGCAGGAGGTCCCTTTCCCGAGACGCGTGGCGAAATCGTCGGCGGCGACGCGGAAGGCGAGGAGCGCGCAGCAGCGGCGGTTCTCTATGTGGTGATGATGACCGATCTGTCGCTCGACCTGATCCACTCGGACAATGCGATTATAGTCGATGGTGGGCTTGCGAGGATCGAAGCCTTCACTTCCATGCTCGGACAACTTCGCAGAGGGCAGAAAATGCTCCGCAGTTCGATGAGCGAAGGCTCCGCGACGGGGGCCGCCGCGCTTGCGTTCAAGGCGCTCGGGCTGGCCCCGTTCAGCGACGAAACCGTTGAAATTGACGCGGGTGCGATCGACGGTCTGGAAGCCTATCGGGACCGCTGGCGCGAACTCGCGGAAACCCGTCGGGCAAGGGAGCGCGGCGCATGA
- a CDS encoding ABC transporter permease, whose protein sequence is MAMTDLDLPPVRPARVAQRPGAFQRLMSDYGQEIVVLLAIVALFVVVTIVNPRFISANNLTTIFAGNAYIAIAAIGMSMVIITGNIDVSVGALIGVLATISGTLAVAGYPVWVAWFIPVLVGMAINGVIGTLVAYARIPSIVVTLGALSILRGGLISATGGTWISDLPPTFMIAQKKLFGLPVPLVAMVVLTLLAAAWMRYSAFGRSLYALGGNAEAAVATGIPAERRIVAVFVIHGMFAGLATILFATQLQVIQSTVPPNLELTIITAAVIGGVSILGGSGTVIGSTLAAILFATIGSALIFTNVSAYWLRAVIGLLILATVLADMYRRSRRI, encoded by the coding sequence ATGGCCATGACCGACCTCGACCTGCCTCCGGTCCGGCCAGCCCGAGTGGCCCAACGGCCCGGCGCATTCCAGCGGCTGATGTCCGACTATGGGCAGGAGATCGTCGTCCTTCTCGCTATCGTCGCGCTGTTCGTGGTTGTGACCATCGTCAACCCGCGCTTCATCAGCGCCAACAACCTCACCACCATTTTCGCCGGCAACGCCTATATCGCCATCGCCGCCATCGGCATGTCGATGGTCATCATCACCGGTAATATCGACGTGTCCGTCGGCGCGCTGATCGGCGTTCTCGCGACCATATCGGGCACGCTCGCCGTCGCTGGATATCCGGTATGGGTTGCGTGGTTCATCCCCGTGCTGGTCGGCATGGCGATCAATGGCGTGATCGGCACTCTCGTTGCCTATGCCCGCATTCCGTCCATCGTCGTCACGCTCGGCGCGCTGTCGATCCTGCGCGGAGGCCTCATCAGCGCGACCGGTGGCACATGGATCAGCGACCTGCCCCCAACCTTCATGATCGCGCAGAAGAAGCTGTTCGGCCTGCCGGTGCCGCTCGTGGCGATGGTCGTGCTGACGCTGCTTGCGGCTGCATGGATGCGCTACTCGGCCTTCGGGCGCTCGCTCTACGCGCTTGGCGGCAATGCGGAAGCGGCAGTCGCAACCGGCATCCCCGCCGAGCGGCGCATCGTTGCCGTGTTCGTCATTCACGGCATGTTCGCCGGGCTGGCGACCATCCTGTTCGCCACGCAATTGCAGGTCATCCAGTCGACGGTTCCGCCGAACCTCGAACTCACCATCATCACGGCGGCGGTGATCGGTGGCGTCTCGATCCTCGGCGGCTCAGGCACCGTGATCGGCTCGACGCTCGCCGCGATCCTGTTCGCCACCATCGGCTCGGCGCTTATCTTCACGAACGTATCCGCCTACTGGCTGCGCGCGGTGATCGGCCTGCTGATCCTTGCGACGGTGCTTGCCGACATGTACCGGCGCAGCAGGAGGATCTGA
- the rhaI gene encoding L-rhamnose catabolism isomerase has translation METMIGRDVVAKENDTRLKALQSDFDALGEQLDRRRIDINTILKKVEAFGVAIPSWGVGTGGTRFARFPGQGEPRDVFDKIEDCAVIQQLTRATPTVSLHIPWDKADPKRLKQAAARFGLGFDAMNSNTFSDAADQKLSYKFGSLSHADRATRQQAIEHNIECIEIGREIGSKALTVWIGDGSNFPGQVNFARAFERYLDSMRAIYAELPQDWRLFTEHKMYEPAFYSTVVQDWGTNYIIAKELGERAFCLVDLGHHAPNVNIEMIVSRLIQFGKLGGFHFNDSKYGDDDLDAGSIDPYRLFLVFNELVDAELAGTKGFDPAHMLDQSHNVTDPIESLMMSAIEVLRAYAAALLVDRDALRSFQESNDALMASQALKTAFRTDVEPILAMARHRTGGAIDPVATYRASGYRAKVAGERPAVASGGGGIV, from the coding sequence ATGGAAACAATGATTGGCCGCGACGTCGTCGCGAAAGAAAACGACACACGCCTCAAGGCGCTCCAAAGCGATTTCGACGCCCTTGGCGAGCAACTCGACCGCAGGCGGATCGACATAAACACCATCCTGAAAAAGGTCGAGGCGTTCGGAGTCGCCATTCCTTCCTGGGGCGTGGGAACGGGCGGCACCCGTTTTGCCCGCTTTCCCGGCCAGGGAGAGCCGCGCGACGTGTTCGACAAGATCGAGGATTGCGCGGTGATCCAGCAACTGACCCGCGCGACGCCGACCGTTTCACTCCACATTCCATGGGACAAGGCAGATCCGAAGCGCCTCAAGCAGGCCGCGGCGCGCTTTGGCCTAGGCTTCGACGCGATGAACTCCAACACCTTCTCTGACGCCGCGGACCAGAAGCTGTCCTACAAATTCGGTTCGCTTTCCCATGCCGACCGGGCGACAAGGCAACAGGCAATCGAACACAACATCGAATGCATCGAGATCGGCAGGGAGATCGGTTCGAAGGCGCTTACGGTCTGGATCGGCGACGGCTCGAATTTTCCGGGACAGGTCAATTTCGCGCGCGCGTTCGAGCGCTATCTCGACTCAATGCGCGCGATCTATGCGGAACTGCCGCAGGACTGGCGGCTGTTTACGGAACACAAGATGTATGAACCCGCATTCTACTCGACCGTCGTGCAGGATTGGGGAACGAACTACATCATTGCGAAGGAGCTTGGCGAGCGCGCCTTTTGCCTTGTCGATCTCGGCCATCATGCGCCGAACGTGAACATTGAAATGATCGTGTCGCGGCTGATCCAGTTCGGCAAGCTTGGCGGCTTCCATTTCAACGATTCCAAATATGGCGATGACGATCTCGACGCGGGGTCCATCGATCCCTATCGCCTCTTCCTCGTTTTCAACGAACTGGTCGATGCCGAGCTTGCCGGAACGAAGGGGTTCGATCCGGCGCATATGCTCGACCAGAGCCACAACGTGACCGATCCGATTGAAAGCCTGATGATGTCGGCAATCGAGGTGCTGCGCGCCTATGCCGCCGCGCTGCTGGTCGACCGCGACGCATTGCGGTCATTCCAGGAAAGCAACGATGCGCTGATGGCCTCGCAGGCGCTCAAGACGGCGTTTCGCACGGATGTCGAGCCTATTCTTGCCATGGCGCGGCACAGGACGGGTGGCGCCATCGATCCGGTTGCGACCTATCGCGCGAGCGGCTATCGGGCCAAGGTCGCCGGGGAACGGCCCGCCGTCGCATCAGGCGGCGGCGGGATAGTTTGA